TCATACTATATCGTATAGAGGAGCAgatgtaaaaataatattacaaAACACCAAATGCGAAGATTGTCTATTCGAAATTACCAACGGTACCAAAACATGGGAACTCATGCAGGAATATTATCGATCTGTAAAATAACGGAAATGGAACTGAAACAAATTATCCATCACAAAAGGCAGCGTCAAtgtcaatagcggcccttacacgagtcattaaaaatgtcatcaataaaaaataatatcattttaatgaacgtgtaatggtgcagtaatgacgagatttttatcaaatttgaaatacattattacttagtcatcattaaaaatgacaaaaataatgctcgtgtgAGGGCCGCTAATGGAATTTTCGAATACATATTAGCGgcacttacacgatcattaaaagtgtcattactaaaaagtaatgacacttttaatgatcgtgtaagatctacgagttcagtattgacacgagtaatgatggaattccggattttccatcattaccaacattatttcttcttcttatttttttgtggaagtgctgaatatcgtcaGTTTTATTAGATGAGAAAATTTGACAGCTATGAAATAAACATTCTTTTCAGAACTatacgtgaaaaaaaaattctgcaaatGGCAAAGTGTAGATTAAAACTATTAATGTTttattaaccttaacgtttcaatggcaaatcaaatttattttcagccgaACGAAGATAAAGAATATTACTAATATACTCTAATAGCTGAGGGAAAGTTTTCTGGTTACAAGCCCCGTGCTGGAGTAGTTAAAAATACTCTTCATTAATAATAAACGTGTAATTCTAAAaattaatgatgtacagtaatgacgatcgtttgagcagaagtgtcattacttagtaatgacacttttaatgatagtgtaagggccgctattttaGACGAAGGTGTAGTGAACAATGATCGTAAAATACTGTTAAGACTATGTGTGGATTATTTCTTAAAACTTTCATTGGAACAACGCGCAAGAAATTGTAACTGTGCGAAGCAATTAATGCAAAAGAAACTCACGATGCTAATTTTGTTACGAAATCACTAAATTGGAAGAAGTTTTTAAACaagtttttaaatatattctCATTCAAATCATAATAACAcccttttgaaatgtaataAATCGTTTTGAcaaaaccagagaaccaaaaattttgtaacacaatgggagctgtcaagttgttACCCGGTTAATGATAACGTAATTTAAAGGCTAAGGGGTATTGAAAAATCGGAACTAGCCAAAAAGGAAAAAAGTCAATAAAAATACCCGAAACATTGATTTATCGTTTTATAAACAATAAGAGAACATGTCAATAAACAATAATTTATCCCTCTAATACCATTTCTGTGGACGTAGAGATATGTTTCCGATTTATTCGGGATGTCCTGCACACCAGCCCTATTGGGTTAAAAGTACTTGAAAATAGATAATTTTTTGGCGGCGTGTAGAACTATCATGTTATTATATTTTTCAGTGTAAGCATATTGCAAAGGGCTTCCATATTCTTAGATTTTTATAACCCATGTTACTACACAGATTAAGCAGCACATATTAAAGATTTCGGAAAATCATATACTCCTACAGATTTTGTAGTTATAGACAGAAGAACTGCTCAATTTTCAAGAGGAATTATAAGATTTTTACAAAGTTTAAACTATTTTATTCACTTCAAAGTTTTTTCGATTAAAACAGAGAATTTAATTTGGCAGCTCTGATAGTGTGTGTCAAGTTCAGTGTTATCAAGATTTAAGATATTTCTAAAGTCAACAATCGAGTCCGATTTGTTTTGTAATATACTCTGTATGATTCAAGAGTAGTACTTATAATTAAACCCAGAATGAGGATATTAATTTGACAAAAGTTTACtttgaaataaattgaaaataaaataattcttaAAAATGTATATCAAATTAAACTGAGATATTTTGCTCAGAACagtttttttcgaacagttggcagcgctggtcaGGAGGACGAATATTTTGTCTGTCTTCGCTGAAATTTGTAATATATTTGCGCATATTCTAGACGCTTTTTAATCATTTGACTTGTCCGATATGTAGCACAGATTCCGACAGATCCGGAATTGTTGAACAATTGTCTGTAGGTGTTTGATAATAGGTGGGAAGAGTGATTTTATTTGCGTTCAAATTGTGAATTCTTTTGTTGTTGAGTGCCACCACAAGAAAATTGGATTATCGCAAGTAGGAGTAGCGAGAAGAAGAAATTCGTCGTAAAAGATTCTGCTTCGAAGTCAGAAAAGTGCTTATGGATTGGTCCGTACGTCGGGTCTTATGTATGTGGTTCTTTTTGTAACTGCTGGCACCTGCTGCTCGCAGAATCAGCACATAGCTACTCGAGGAATATTTCAGGGTATAAGCTtccgtattgaaaaaaaaaacttgatcgTGCCGAGAATCAGTTGTTTATACGGAAGCCAGGATGGCTGCGCTGATAGACGAGGACCGTCATAAAAGGTACATACATCGATATGTTGTAGATTTGAACAAATTTGCTCATTATAACAATGATTCATTGTAGGCTTCTAGCCTTAGAGGAAAAGATGCGTGATCCGGGAAGTATCGCCAATATTGATTGTCTTCTTGACACGGTGACGGCATTGGTTGCGGATTGTGATCACGACAATGTGaaaatcatcaaaaatattGAGACATACATTAAACGATGTAAGTAGGAATGATTGATCTTCTTCTTagagttttattttcaattgtgtTGAAATGACATCAACCTAAGTAAGGTGCTTACGTAGCTCAAGTATTTGATCTTCTATAATTGATTGGATTGTTGGGTTGATAATTTTGGTATTTTTTCTCATTCTACAGACAAAGAATTGGCTCGTGAAGTCAATGAGTTACGTATGAAACCGGACGATTTTATACCGATCAAGCTGATTGGTCGCGGGTCTTTCGGTGAGGTGCAACTGGTGCGTCACAAAACATCCAAACAAGTATATGCCATGAAAAGGTTGTCCAAGTATGAAATGATCACTCGTTCGGATACAGCTTTTTTCTGGGAGGAGCGCTACATCATGGCTCATGCTAATTCGGAATGGATCGTTCAACTTCATTACGCCTTTCAAGACAGTAAATATCTCTATATGGTTATGGATTACATGCCCGGTGGAGACATTGTTAGTTTAATGAACATCTACGAGATTCCGGAAAAATGGGCTATATTCTACACAATGGAAGTGGTGTTGGCACTAGATACAATACATAATATGGGATTTATTCACCGAGATGTTAAACCAGATAATATGTTGCTGGATAAGTATGGACACCTTAAACTTGCTGATTTTGGTACGTGCATGAGAATGGGGCCTGATGGGTTAGTACGCTCATCGAATGCTGTCGGAACACCGGATTACATTAGTCCAGAAGTGCTGCAATTTCAAGGTGCTCAAGGTGGTTACGGGCGCGAGTGTGATTGGTGGTCGGTTGGAATATTTCTGTACGAGATACTGATTGGCGACACTCCATTCTACTCCGACAGTTTAGTGGGCACTTATAGCAAGATTATGGATCATGAAAATTCTCTACACTTCCCACAGGATGCTGCTATAAGCCAGAATGCAAAGTCTCTTATTAAGGGGTTTCTCGCGGATCGAACAAAGCGGTTAGGTCGACACAGTGTTGATGAGATTAAATGCCATCCGTTCTTCCAGAACGATGTGTGGACTTTCGAAAACCTACGTGAATCAGTTCCTCCTGTTGTACCGGAACTGAGTAGCGATGACGATACTCGTAACTTTGacgaaatcgaaagaaaaaacagTGTAGAAGCTAACTTTCCCACACCGACTACTTTTTCCGGTGATCATTTACCGTTTATCGGATTCACGTACACTGGAGATTATCAGTTGCTGTCTAGTGGTGCTCAAGACAATGTGGACAACAAGACGACAACGTTGACCACATCACATCGTAACCACCAACGGCACCGATCGTCTAACAATGCAGAATTACTTCGGTTGGAAAATATGCTTCAACGCGAAAGGAACACCATTGAAATGCTGGAGAAACAGGAGAGAACACTGCGGCAGCAAATTGAGTTGATAACGCAACGTGAGACCGAAATACAAAATCTTGCCAACAGTTACGAAAAAGAACTCACTATGCTAAAGCATAATTTCCGAGAGATGCAAAGGAAAGCTGACAGCGAGCAGGACGTTCGACGGAAAACAGAAAACATGCTACTGGAAACGAAGCAGCGGCTAGAAGAGGAAAAAAGCAAACGCACCCGTGAAATGAATAACAACCAGCAGTGCAATGACAAGATTAATATGCTAGAGAAACAACTTACCGATATGCAGGAAAAGTACAAGAATGAAACGGAAAACAGTCAGAAGTGGAAAAAACAGGTGACTGAATTACGCTTATCGAAAACGGACACGGAACAAAAAGCCAACGATCTGCAATCAATGCTAGCTGGTTTGCAAACAGCTCGTGATGTCCTTCAACAAGAAGTAGCGGATTTACAGTCACGGTTGGCACAGGAACGAAATGCCCGAATCCAAATGGCAGAACTACAAACAGAACTGGAAGGCAAGATTCATTCACTCGGTAGTGATTTGGAGAGATCAATTACACGAGAACAACAGGCACTAGAGGACAATCGAAGCTTAACTGATAAGATTTCCGATCTTGAAAAGGAAAACGCTTCGATCGAGTGtgagcttaaagcagttcagtgTCGATACCATCAAGAAGTGAAAGCTCACCAGGAAACGGAAAAATCCCGACAGCTAAATAACGAAGAGGCTAACATGCAGGAGGTTAAAGGTAATTTAGTCGTCTTGACCTGTATGCATCCTGTGTTGATTAtgattgtaattttttcttGCAGCCCTTCAAACAAAGTTAAACGAAGAGAAAGTGGGTCGCCAGAAAGCCGAGCAAAATTCCCAAGAAAAAGAACGTCAGATTTCTATGCTCTCAGTAGACTATAGACAAATTCAGCAAAGATTACAAAAGCTTGAAGGTGAATACAGACAGGTAAGTACAAATTAAAAGTTTGATTGTCTACATTTTGTGCACTGAATGTTTACTCTTCAGGAATCAGAAAAAGTGCTAGCTTTGCACAGTCAGCTTGAGCAGGAGCAAAATAAAAAGAGCACTCTTCTATCGGAACTCAGCTTGCAAAGCTCGGAAGTTGCACATCTAAAAGCCAAGGAAATGCAACTGGTGAAAGAGGTACAACAGTTTCgcgagacgaaacgtaaatatgAGGAAGATATAGTCAAAATTAAGAACGCCCATAATGTAGATATTCTTCAGGTAAGAGTTATCTTTGAAAATGGCATGCAATCTGGTGAGAAATAGctgattgatttatttttatagatgaagGAACTTCAAGATCAACTGGAAGCCGAGCAGTACTTTTCTCGGCTCTACAAAACACAAAGCAACGAGGTACGCGAAGAGTTGGAAGAGAAAACTCGACAACATCAAGAGCTCGATGAGGAACGCAGTTCTGTTCTGCACCAGTTGCAGCTTGCAATGGCTCGAGCAGATTCGGAAGCTCTTGCTCGTTCCATAGCCGAAGAAACGGTGGCTGATCTGGAAAAAGAGAAAACCATGAAGGAACTCGAGCTAAAGGATCTTATAACAAAACATCGTAATGAGCTGTCAACCAAAGAAGCGACCCTGACTACCCTCAAGGATCTTGAGACTGAGATtaacaaaaaattgaacaacaagTTGTTTGAGATTGATGATTTAACTCAGCAGAATCGCAAGCTACAAGACGAACTCGGGCAGCTCAAGAGCGAACAGAGTGAGATGGAGAAACTACGCACAAAACTGAAGACTGAGACAATGTTGAAACAACAGGCGGTCAACAAGTTGGCCGAAATCATGAATCGAAAAGATAATAATCTAACCGGAAAACAGAAGAGCAAAGTCAACTCCACGGCAGATTTGAGAAAGAAGGAAAAGGAAAATAAACGCCTCCAGCAGGAACTGTCGGTTGAACGAACTAAGTATGACGAACTGTGTTTGAAGCATAATGAAACCATCAGCCAATTATCAAGAGAAATTGATGtaagatagttttttttattacactCGTATTTTGCAAATTCACGATAAAGTTCCTTTCTATTTTGATTCTAAATAGATAAAAACCAAACTCCAGATGGAAATCGAATGCAAGGCAACGGAGATTGAACACCTGCAGATGAAGTTGAACGAAACGGCATCGCTGTCATCTGCTGACAACGACACCGTCGAGGATAACCAGGATGCTATATTCGAAGGGTGGTTAAGCATACCTAACAAGCAGAACATAAAACGCTACGGTTGGAAAAAGCAGTTTGTGGTCGTTTCTCCAAAACGAATTATTTTCTACAGTACGGAAGTTGATAAACAGCACGCTATCGATCCGCTGCTTATAATTGACCTTAGGTAATTATGGCTGGGAGAGTACTGGTAGAATGatctaaaatatttgtttggtTTTGTTATCCATACAGTAAAGTTTTTCACGTCCGGCCAGTTACGCAAGGGGACGTAATTCGGGCCGATCCCAAAGAAATTCCAAGAATATTTCAATTACTATATGCAGGAGAAGGCGAAGCTAGAAGACCCGATGAGCAACAACAGTTGGACGTTAGCTCGTCTAAAGCAGATGAACGATTTCTGACTTTGCAGTACAAAGGTAATAGGATCTTGCTTGTTAttgcatatttatttatttagcctCGGTTTGTATGTTCGAGTCTCGACCTGGAactattcttagtgtcagtaggatcgtagcaccagccatgcacatGGTTCtgcacactctgaatcggctgtgaagtctgttgaaacagaaggtcaaattccactacaggaatgtaagaaaagaaaattgaatttgaaattcCCGTTCCCAAGTTCAAGAAGAAATTTTTCCACACATGAGAAAGTGCGGAAAAATTTTCCACTCGCagcaaatacatttattttcactTCAGCTTTGAGGTCAATCTTTCGAACAGAAATAGCAGATTtcactccaaataatggttttcgtatatgggaTGTCTACTGGAGTCGTTGCCGTATAATTAATTGTAATGTTCacaggaaaaaaattgtttttgtttcgattttagagattcgcctcttcgggtcagaaaaactttctgatcctatgtgcggggttggggctTACCCAACACGCTACAACCATCccagaaaatatattatttatttgaacatttaggggttttgtttgtttgtgcaaaaagcacatattttgtttccatttcttcgcgtttcgccttcggctcatcagtgcttaaagctgttcaaattgaactgccatctcgtgcctagcagttcaacttaaatcgCTAAGCAGACACAAAGTTATTTATTTGACTACTCTAGAAAATGTACATATTTAAGTTAGTATTTCTTGGGAGAATTTGTACATATGTTCCTGTTTTAAACCTCATTCTTCTGTCGATTTACACTTTTCTGAGTTAACAATCGTATTCGAATTACATTTGTATTCGTATTTGAATTTGTTATTGTAAAGAGAGAAAATCTCAAAACATCTTTCTCTTTACAAAATTGTCTTTACTTTACGAATTCAGACCAATCAACAAGAAAGACATAAAATTGATTTCAAGCAAAGAGAATATGTGATTAAATAATTTTTCGCTGGATGTGTTGAATAGTTTCCTCTAGGTCAACAAAGCGAAACTTCCTATACTTCTACAAAAAATTCAAGGGTGTTTCAAAAcgaagtttcaatttttttcggtagctgGCATCATAAACCAGAAGAGATATCAAGAAAACCCCGCTATGCTCCCTTTTTCCATATAGtagttttttatgtggaacacatctttgttttctatataggggtgcaaattggaaatttaagggtaaatacaagtagaaataacttcaggttttgaacacttacagctcagtcagtttagtttcaatcatTAATATCATTTcaccaattgattggaaatattactaCGTATTGATATGAAtgatcatagccatgtattttcaattatatatcattgaaatattgattaatagctagcagtgtcatattctgtctgctaaaaatctccggcataccggatttccctaccatagacgacgcttttgaaggagtaatcgatatatcaatgggaaagcatcaCGTATCAATCGATGTAAAagtgaagctgttggaagcacgtgaatctataaatagaagcgaaactatagctaacgtttccgttctacgcgtagcatgctagaggtaggttgttactagacagcaagacaaaaagtgccataaaacgatttgaagctttacttggtatgctctgatcttatgTGAtacgagttcggatgaaattccatgttatgtcgttttcgcctcagaaatttgcaactaccccaaggtcaattttgagtgcttaggaTTAATTCATAATTTATATTTAATAAGATGAACTCGTttaataatgagaaaatgtttatcgcttcaaccgaaatcgcagaatggtagagaaagttaatgctataaaaatctgcttgcatacaaaacttgaacacaagcttggcgaagagaagcttaatatcgaaatcgtatcgcaagtatgtacagagATAtagttgcatacatttgggatattgatgtaatcaCGTCGGctgcaaaacaaatacaaatcaagacaaatagagtctatattttgGGTTCGCGTATTTGGTATTGGTTCCTAAtagagatcaatctaagcagactctcgtgtagttaaaatttcaaaagtgtgacgattgattgaactgtttgattgaaaatgtcgatcaatagaatgatccttgtagtttttttcgtggatttacatatttattaaaggaaaacctcGCATAATCCTTTGGAAATATTCTAAAGGTTCTTAAAACCCGATTTGCGGAATTTATCGGATCTTTATAAATG
This genomic window from Malaya genurostris strain Urasoe2022 chromosome 1, Malgen_1.1, whole genome shotgun sequence contains:
- the LOC131426684 gene encoding rho-associated protein kinase 1; this translates as MAALIDEDRHKRLLALEEKMRDPGSIANIDCLLDTVTALVADCDHDNVKIIKNIETYIKRYKELAREVNELRMKPDDFIPIKLIGRGSFGEVQLVRHKTSKQVYAMKRLSKYEMITRSDTAFFWEERYIMAHANSEWIVQLHYAFQDSKYLYMVMDYMPGGDIVSLMNIYEIPEKWAIFYTMEVVLALDTIHNMGFIHRDVKPDNMLLDKYGHLKLADFGTCMRMGPDGLVRSSNAVGTPDYISPEVLQFQGAQGGYGRECDWWSVGIFLYEILIGDTPFYSDSLVGTYSKIMDHENSLHFPQDAAISQNAKSLIKGFLADRTKRLGRHSVDEIKCHPFFQNDVWTFENLRESVPPVVPELSSDDDTRNFDEIERKNSVEANFPTPTTFSGDHLPFIGFTYTGDYQLLSSGAQDNVDNKTTTLTTSHRNHQRHRSSNNAELLRLENMLQRERNTIEMLEKQERTLRQQIELITQRETEIQNLANSYEKELTMLKHNFREMQRKADSEQDVRRKTENMLLETKQRLEEEKSKRTREMNNNQQCNDKINMLEKQLTDMQEKYKNETENSQKWKKQVTELRLSKTDTEQKANDLQSMLAGLQTARDVLQQEVADLQSRLAQERNARIQMAELQTELEGKIHSLGSDLERSITREQQALEDNRSLTDKISDLEKENASIECELKAVQCRYHQEVKAHQETEKSRQLNNEEANMQEVKALQTKLNEEKVGRQKAEQNSQEKERQISMLSVDYRQIQQRLQKLEGEYRQESEKVLALHSQLEQEQNKKSTLLSELSLQSSEVAHLKAKEMQLVKEVQQFRETKRKYEEDIVKIKNAHNVDILQMKELQDQLEAEQYFSRLYKTQSNEVREELEEKTRQHQELDEERSSVLHQLQLAMARADSEALARSIAEETVADLEKEKTMKELELKDLITKHRNELSTKEATLTTLKDLETEINKKLNNKLFEIDDLTQQNRKLQDELGQLKSEQSEMEKLRTKLKTETMLKQQAVNKLAEIMNRKDNNLTGKQKSKVNSTADLRKKEKENKRLQQELSVERTKYDELCLKHNETISQLSREIDIKTKLQMEIECKATEIEHLQMKLNETASLSSADNDTVEDNQDAIFEGWLSIPNKQNIKRYGWKKQFVVVSPKRIIFYSTEVDKQHAIDPLLIIDLSKVFHVRPVTQGDVIRADPKEIPRIFQLLYAGEGEARRPDEQQQLDVSSSKADERFLTLQYKGHEFLQISYHIPTTCDLPSCQKALWHVFKSLPAYECKRCRFKLHKEHVDNNNPLAPCKLHHDPNHAREMLLLATSNEDQNRWVSRLSKRIQKSGYKANSTNNLGGAGGSTSSNSSGNGEGSKISPSQSTRSNYKPYAVNVQRSATLPANASLKQQQ